The following coding sequences lie in one Phaenicophaeus curvirostris isolate KB17595 chromosome 5, BPBGC_Pcur_1.0, whole genome shotgun sequence genomic window:
- the C5H11orf58 gene encoding small acidic protein → MSSARESQGHHSLKRAATPDGSNSWETADLGNEERKQKFLRLMGAGKKEHTGRLVIGDHRSTSHFRTGEEDKKMNEELESQYQQSMDSTMSGRNRRHCGLGFSEFQESEEQEEVGGHSSEESSEDSESGSESEQEESAEESQAAEKHDEAEVPENKKEAKSNYKMMFVKASGS, encoded by the exons ATGAGCTCGGCCAGGGAGTCCCAGGGCCACCACAGCCTCAAGCGAGCGGCCACCCCCGAT GGCTCCAACAGCTGGGAGACGGCGGACCTGGGCAACGAGGAGCGCAAGCAGAAGTTCCTGCGGCTGATGGGCGCTGGCAAG aaagaacatacTGGCCGCCTTGTTATTGGAGACCACAGATCAACCTCTCACTTCAGGACAG GGgaagaagacaagaaaatgaatgaagaaCTGGAGTCTCAGTACCAACAGAGCATGGACAGCACGATGTCTGGACGAAACCGGCGCCATTGTGGACTTGGTTTCAGTGAG TTCCAGGAAAGTGAAGAACAAGAAGAGGTAGGTGGACACTCCTCTGAGGAGAGTTCAGAAGACTCCGAAAGTGGCTCTGAGTCGGAGCAGGAGGAGTCTGCAGAGGAGTCACAAGCTGCTGAAAAACATGATGAAGCTGAagttccagaaaacaaaaaagaagctAAAAGCAACTATAAAATGATGTTTGTTAAAGCCAGTGGTTCATAA